One part of the Anopheles merus strain MAF chromosome 3L, AmerM5.1, whole genome shotgun sequence genome encodes these proteins:
- the LOC121600338 gene encoding probable enoyl-CoA hydratase, mitochondrial, producing the protein MANIGRLLASRVAGQLVRNVATNQQQQQANLLRFYSSAPKAYEFIKAELAGEKKNVAVITLNRPKALNALCNGLVAEISDALDRYEADDSIGAIVITGSEKAFAAGADIKEMQPNTYAKCINTDFLANWTRVAKAQKPVIAAVNGYALGGGCELAMMCDIIYAGDKARFGQPEIALGTIPGAGGSQRTTRAMGKSKAMEMCLTGNMITAEEAERSGLVSKVFPADKLVEEAVKLGEKISTFSPLIVRLCKEAVNASYEMSLNEGLRFERRHFHATFSTKDRLEGMTAFVEKRAPKFSNE; encoded by the exons CTTGCTTCCCGTGTGGCTGGTCAGCTGGTGCGCAATGTCGCcaccaaccagcagcagcagcaagccaACCTGCTCCGTTTCTATAGCAGCG CCCCGAAAGCGTACGAGTTCATCAAGGCGGAGCTGGCGGGCGAGAAGAAGAATGTCGCCGTGATCACGCTGAACCGCCCGAAAGCGCTGAACGCACTGTGCAATGGGCTGGTGGCGGAGATTAGCGACGCGCTGGACCGGTACGAGGCGGACGATTCGATCGGTGCGATCGTGATCACGGGCAGCGAGAAGGCGTTCGCGGCCGGCGCCGACATCAAGGAGATGCAGCCGAACACGTACGCCAAGTGCATCAACACCGACTTCCTGGCCAACTGGACGCGGGTGGCCAAGGCACAGAAACCTGTCATTGCGGCGGTGAACGGGTACGCACTGGGCGGTGGCTGCGAGCTGGCCATGATGTGCGATATCATCTACGCGGGCGATAAGGCACGGTTTGGGCAGCCGGAAATTGCGCTCGGAACGATCCCCGGGGCGGGCGGTTCGCAGCGTACGACCCGCGCGATGGGCAAATCGAAGGCGATGGAGATGTGCCTGACCGGGAACATGATCACGGCGGAGGAAGCGGAACGATCGGGGCTGGTGAGCAAGGTGTTCCCGGCCGACAAGCTGGTCGAGGAGGCGGTCAAGCTGGGCGAGAAGATTTCCACCTTCTCGCCGCTGATCGTGCGGCTGTGCAAGGAGGCGGTCAACGCGTCGTACGAGATGTCGCTCAACGAGGGGCTGCGCTTCGAGCGGCGCCACTTCCACGCGACCTTCTCGACCAAGGACCGGCTGGAGGGTATGACGGCGTTCGTGGAGAAGCGTGCGCCAAAGTTCTCGAACGAATAG
- the LOC121600336 gene encoding enoyl-[acyl-carrier-protein] reductase, mitochondrial yields the protein MAQLVRQLRMAAAGSAHPFQLSARHMSVMAKVLRYGEFGEPAKVLQLQEESVPDPKQGEVLIKTLGAPINPADINTIQGKYPVKPTFPAVGGNECVGEVVAIGGDGSSNSLKVGDRVVPFATGLGTWRSHAIYAANQLMKVPASVGVPEAATITVNPCTGYRMLKDFVALKPGDTVIQNGANSACGQAIIQLCRAWNVECVGVVRDRPEFAQLKDHLKGLGAAEILTEEELRTTKLFKDGIFRRPRLALNCVGGKSALELARQLDQAGVMVTYGGMSREPVTVPTASLIFKDLRFVGFWMTRWTKEHAASPLRSEMFNELFGLIDRGALKAPAHEMIPFEEYSAAVTNALNIQGFVGKKYIFRF from the exons ATGGCCCAACTTGTGAGACAGCTAAGGATGGCCGCGGCCGGGTCAGCACATCCATTCCAGCTGTCCGCACGGCACATGAGTGTGATGGCGAAAGTGCTACGGTACGGCGAGTTTGGTGAGCCGGCAAaggtgctgcagctgcaggaGGAATCCGTCCCGGACCCGAAACAGGGCGAGGTGCTGATAAAAACACTCGGAGCGCCAATCAATCCGGCGGATATTAACACCATTCAAG GAAAGTATCCAGTAAAGCCGACCTTTCCTGCCGTCGGGGGCAACGAGTGCGTCGGTGAGGTGGTCGCTATCGGTGGCGATGGTAGCAGCAACAGTCTGAAGGTGGGCGATCGCGTTGTACCGTTCGCTACCGGACTGGGCACCTGGCGTTCGCATGCCATCTACGCCGCGAACCAGCTGATGAAGGTGCCGGCAAGCGTCGGTGTGCCGGAAGCGGCCACCATCACCGTCAATCCGTGCACCGGCTACCGGATGTTGAAGGACTTTGTTGCACTAAAACCGGGCGACACGGTCATACAGAATGGGGCGAACTCGGCCTGCGGCCAGGCCATCATTCAGCTGTGCCGGGCCTGGAACGTGGAGTGTGTCGGGGTTGTGCGCGATCGGCCCGAGTTCGCGCAACTAAAAGACCACCTGAAGGGGCTCGGAGCGGCCGAAATACTGACCGAGGAGGAACTGCGCACGACGAAGCTGTTCAAGGACGGTATCTTTCGCCGGCCGCGGCTAGCGCTGAACTGTGTCGGCGGCAAGAGCGCGCTGGAGCTTGCGCGCCAGCTCGACCAGGCCGGCGTGATGGTGACGTACGGCGGCATGTCCCGCGAGCCGGTGACCGTGCCGACGGCGTCACTGATTTTTAAGGATCTGCGCTTCGTCGGCTTCTGGATGACGCGCTGGACGAAGGAGCACGCCGCCAGCCCGCTGCGGAGTGAAATGTTTAACGAGCTGTTCGGGCTGATCGATCGGGGCGCGCTGAAAGCGCCGGCACACGAGATGATCCCGTTCGAGGAGTACAGCGCGGCGGTAACGAATGCGCTCAATATTCAGGGTTTTGTTGGGAAAAAGTATATCTTTCGGTTTTAA